One genomic segment of Hordeum vulgare subsp. vulgare chromosome 2H, MorexV3_pseudomolecules_assembly, whole genome shotgun sequence includes these proteins:
- the LOC123425244 gene encoding copper-transporting ATPase PAA1, chloroplastic-like: MESTLITILCPLLPSPSKSRAPSSSPLAGARRIASVSFSSGSVCGVLRPRGGVTSSVTAAAAALGEATGPESEAILLSVQGMMCDGCAASVKRILESQPEVTSATVDYKEARAVVWTTPEVKVAEDWQKQCGEKLASHLGTCGFESRPQGQSEA, from the exons ATGGAATCTACGTTAATCACGATATtatgccccctcctcccctctccctccaaGTCCAGGGCCCCCTCTTCatcccccctcgccggagctcgccGCATCGCCTCCGTTTCCTTCTCTTCCGGCAGCGTATGTGGCGTCTTGCGTCCCCGCGGCGGCGTTACCTCGTCGGTCACCGCCGCAGCGGCGGCACTCGGCGAGGCGACAGGGCCCGAGTCTGAGGCCATCTTGCTCAGTGTTCAG GGCATGATGTGCGACGGGTGCGCTGCGAGCGTCAAGCGGATTCTCGAGAGTCAG CCCGAGGTTACTTCTGCTACAGTTGATTATAAGGAAGCAAGGGCTGTCGTGTGGACAACTCCTGAGGTCAAGGTGGCAGAAGATTGGCAGAAGCAATGTGGAGAGAAACTTGCAAGTCATCTTGGTACTTGTGGATTTGAGTCTCGTCCACAAG GGCAAAGTGAAGCCTGA